One genomic region from Leptospira tipperaryensis encodes:
- a CDS encoding EAL domain-containing protein, with the protein MNFLKSERESSTNISGKIRCGFNGKCIELDPIIQEELIAFPDLKAKLCNIVESISQFSNQNQNNAKTFELFMEIVSESEQTYHLYALVYQKKEEITFELTKIPAVPNSKVKLITIKQRISTHKAEFKTFLGKSRSAFFLIEVQFVSAKGVPEPENESFEQVFMDLSTEIFTLTNGNTKIIRYSQNKILVIIPVENQKFNLSVLSKQIISIMDYPLSHNETELFFKISIGAYLMKDQKESFKKIRSKLTESLKKAAKYPFSHYILGEQEEEIERQKAIQLYSSLKNSIYNEELILKYQPILNSETKKIEFVETLTRWVHSVNGNISPDIFIPIAETSGLILTIGEWVMKNAISEISILKKISGIDPDCKLTINVSPVQLNQKEITEKLLEFVRRYEITPNQILVEITETSIDGEDNYALDRLREQAEILHLEGFQIAIDDFGKGHSNFSRLEQIPSDIVKIDKNLVFGALRDPSKIKILTSIVGIIHTMNKKVILEGIENQEYEKIAMDTGADYLQGYHYYYPMNIQGLSQVFENKLNINPRLQSSKR; encoded by the coding sequence ATGAATTTTTTAAAAAGTGAAAGAGAATCTTCGACTAACATCTCCGGAAAAATACGATGCGGCTTTAACGGAAAATGTATCGAATTAGATCCCATCATCCAAGAAGAATTAATAGCCTTTCCCGATCTAAAAGCTAAACTCTGTAATATCGTTGAATCGATATCTCAATTTTCAAATCAAAACCAGAACAACGCAAAGACCTTCGAACTCTTTATGGAAATCGTAAGTGAAAGCGAACAAACCTATCATTTGTACGCGCTCGTCTATCAGAAAAAAGAAGAAATCACATTCGAGCTTACAAAGATACCCGCAGTACCCAACTCTAAAGTAAAGTTAATCACAATCAAACAAAGGATCAGCACTCACAAAGCTGAATTCAAAACGTTCCTAGGTAAATCCCGTTCCGCATTCTTCTTAATCGAAGTTCAATTCGTTTCCGCAAAAGGAGTTCCCGAACCGGAGAACGAATCTTTCGAACAAGTGTTTATGGACCTATCTACTGAGATTTTTACGCTCACAAACGGAAATACAAAGATCATACGATATTCTCAAAATAAAATTTTGGTAATAATACCGGTTGAAAATCAAAAATTCAATCTTTCTGTTCTTTCAAAACAGATCATATCGATTATGGATTATCCGCTTTCTCATAATGAAACGGAATTGTTTTTTAAGATTTCGATAGGCGCCTATCTCATGAAGGATCAAAAAGAATCCTTTAAAAAAATAAGATCCAAGCTCACGGAATCTCTTAAAAAAGCGGCCAAATATCCTTTCAGTCATTATATCCTCGGAGAGCAGGAAGAAGAGATCGAAAGACAAAAGGCGATTCAACTCTATTCCTCTCTAAAAAATTCCATCTATAACGAAGAATTGATACTCAAGTATCAACCGATATTGAATTCGGAAACCAAGAAGATAGAATTTGTGGAAACTCTTACGAGATGGGTTCACTCGGTTAACGGAAATATAAGTCCCGATATATTTATACCGATCGCGGAAACCTCTGGACTCATCCTTACGATAGGAGAATGGGTGATGAAAAATGCGATCAGCGAGATTTCCATTCTTAAAAAAATCTCAGGAATCGATCCTGACTGTAAGTTAACGATCAACGTTTCTCCGGTTCAATTGAATCAAAAAGAAATCACCGAAAAACTTTTGGAATTCGTAAGACGATACGAAATCACTCCGAATCAGATTCTCGTAGAAATCACCGAGACTTCGATTGACGGAGAGGACAACTACGCCCTCGACAGATTGCGAGAACAAGCGGAGATTCTTCATCTGGAAGGTTTTCAAATCGCAATCGATGATTTTGGAAAAGGTCATTCCAACTTTTCAAGACTCGAACAAATACCATCGGACATCGTTAAAATCGATAAGAACTTAGTCTTCGGCGCGTTACGCGATCCATCCAAAATAAAAATCCTAACTTCCATCGTCGGGATTATACATACGATGAATAAAAAAGTAATCTTGGAAGGAATTGAAAACCAGGAATATGAGAAAATCGCGATGGATACCGGCGCCGATTATTTACAAGGTTATCACTACTACTATCCGATGAACATTCAGGGTTTGTCTCAGGTCTTCGAAAACAAACTGAACATAAACCCACGATTACAAAGTTCGAAACGTTAA
- a CDS encoding helix-turn-helix domain-containing protein — protein MKGSKNNTSSRLLMSYDLYFACSIQYIAFGSVYFIKRRRPFHKKQALILILIGLNLLIFSTQNYFSDKILRFVGDFLYSFFTIAGTIIIYTVCKESFEPGEKDRTANRNQSSFVKELFTIGSIALLSSILIVSLWNQPKSHSLPNLFVSVSEISILILVFYCLYVQFFIKSFYVKKGLRLIYFLIVLMLIEKINLFFPGHYQEPVMKIGGIFYIVSPIFLFSNFIQFPFKKEESGNRTVTQIVSKPVSIEPASNYYITNMDTDKMKEKLYDLLETEKIFLDEDLRLPSVAEEMGLSTHQLSAFINCHLQTNFNTLVNIYRVKEAMKLLKEEPSRSVISIGMAVGFNSVSTFQRAFLNIVKMSPSKYRANSQVEMEIETDLSIHPTDSVSENSTIVC, from the coding sequence ATGAAAGGATCTAAAAACAACACTTCCAGTAGGTTGCTCATGTCTTACGATCTTTATTTCGCGTGTTCGATTCAGTATATCGCATTCGGTTCGGTTTATTTTATCAAAAGGAGGAGACCCTTTCATAAAAAGCAGGCTTTGATTCTTATCTTGATCGGCTTGAACCTGCTCATATTCTCCACTCAGAATTATTTCTCGGATAAGATTCTACGTTTTGTAGGCGATTTTTTGTATTCATTCTTTACAATCGCCGGAACGATCATCATCTACACGGTTTGTAAAGAATCCTTTGAGCCGGGAGAAAAAGACAGAACTGCAAATCGGAACCAAAGTTCCTTTGTTAAGGAGCTCTTTACCATCGGATCGATCGCGCTTCTTTCGAGCATCCTGATCGTCTCATTGTGGAACCAACCGAAAAGTCATTCTCTTCCCAATCTTTTTGTTTCAGTCAGTGAAATTTCGATCCTGATTCTTGTCTTCTATTGTCTCTACGTTCAATTCTTTATCAAAAGTTTCTACGTAAAAAAAGGTCTTCGGTTGATCTATTTTCTTATCGTATTGATGCTCATCGAAAAGATAAATTTGTTTTTCCCGGGACACTACCAAGAACCCGTAATGAAGATCGGAGGGATTTTTTATATCGTCTCTCCCATCTTTCTGTTCAGCAATTTTATCCAATTCCCTTTTAAAAAAGAAGAATCCGGAAATCGGACCGTAACACAGATCGTTTCAAAACCGGTCTCGATTGAACCCGCAAGCAATTACTATATTACGAATATGGATACCGATAAAATGAAAGAGAAACTCTACGATCTCCTGGAAACCGAAAAGATTTTTTTAGACGAGGATCTCAGACTTCCCTCGGTTGCGGAAGAGATGGGGTTATCCACTCATCAGTTGTCTGCCTTTATCAATTGTCATCTCCAAACAAACTTCAACACGCTTGTGAATATATATCGAGTCAAAGAGGCTATGAAATTACTCAAAGAAGAACCGTCCAGATCCGTGATTTCCATAGGAATGGCGGTCGGATTCAATTCGGTTTCCACGTTTCAAAGAGCGTTTTTGAATATCGTAAAGATGAGTCCGAGCAAATACCGGGCGAACTCACAAGTCGAGATGGAAATAGAGACGGATCTGTCGATACATCCGACGGACTCCGTATCCGAGAATTCGACCATAGTTTGCTAA
- a CDS encoding DUF1566 domain-containing protein — protein MQLKHKRIFLPAFTGICILFGFLFPMYPYGGPFSDNLDGTISAGDGLVWQKCSMGQGITVCSSPAATTSDWNTALNYCNSLNLTGRTWRLPNVKELSSILDYGKTSFPIINTTLFPNTSGNYYWTSTSGVSSGTSPNTATDNDPVAYIATSNNDNAYRIAKNTKYRAMAYVVDFRMGGIIEFPKTNSTSAYVRCISGP, from the coding sequence ATGCAATTAAAACACAAACGTATTTTCCTTCCTGCTTTTACCGGCATTTGTATTTTATTCGGATTTTTATTTCCCATGTATCCGTATGGAGGTCCGTTTTCGGATAACCTAGACGGAACGATCTCGGCGGGTGACGGACTCGTCTGGCAGAAATGTTCTATGGGACAAGGAATCACCGTTTGCAGTTCGCCTGCGGCGACAACCTCGGATTGGAATACGGCTTTAAACTATTGCAATTCGCTTAACTTAACCGGACGGACCTGGCGTCTCCCGAACGTTAAGGAACTTTCAAGTATTTTGGATTACGGAAAGACTTCCTTTCCGATCATCAATACCACTCTATTTCCGAATACTTCCGGAAACTATTACTGGACTTCGACCTCAGGGGTTTCGAGCGGAACCAGCCCCAATACCGCCACCGATAACGATCCTGTAGCCTATATCGCCACTTCGAACAACGATAACGCCTATCGAATCGCAAAGAATACAAAGTATAGGGCGATGGCATACGTCGTTGATTTCAGAATGGGCGGCATAATCGAGTTCCCGAAAACGAACTCCACGAGCGCGTACGTCCGTTGTATAAGCGGGCCTTGA
- a CDS encoding DUF1566 domain-containing protein, translated as MKEQNLPFHFFILFFWKIGFLPLILLFGFSNCLTEKGKQNQSIFFFPSGITLAPPLKGSLTYSSSNPIYVSGQTGAIEYVDVQWSSSMRGSYQIRYGSTNCSDGNLDSSGSVSASTSTTSRIHATAGVVALNPGNNSVRICLFDAVGSTLWDSYSLTATRDDSAPTVTFTPSAGTYGSSAPSVSISCTDTGNSGCYKTAYRTDGTSASISNTGTAGSGSSLFSSAITLSNNTTTNFSALAVDRAGNVGSTNSASYVVAFGNPTITIVSLSKSIIKNSDNSTLRWKSDIAGNYSIRVGGSDCSTGTSLSTGSATANTNVDYVVSGTDLVAGANTLRVCLTTAGSNLGTSSTAITRDDVAPQVIAVSPVLTPNSTAYALSVTQRIFSLTFNEDMDTSSTPNPQHRDQTTGGDPEIKWPGAIGSWSADKRTYTLDIRSNLPEWHKFYLLYNSLSFKDIAGNVVVSSPTVSVVSGNISLNYGTINDTRNLLTSDTRQTLCTDVNGITIACAGTGQDGESNVLTSGLLAPGFLTGFPNDFVTVDTKNLRYWKTCLYDYEWNGTTCVKTCAVDQIWDGTTCVTDLGNPYKTFNRSIEDCSKLNMRNSGNGYAGKKSWRVPTLAEYYTILEYEGSIGNEVIPETYFPGVLRNNYQRYWTSTNAITISASNRASLSPAIDPLSNGPINYAAISSLQSWGAWSVSVFGGVTQPNNKLKDTSWNWPSYNFTSLCIAD; from the coding sequence ATGAAGGAACAAAATCTGCCGTTTCATTTTTTCATTCTATTTTTTTGGAAGATCGGATTTCTTCCATTGATTCTTCTCTTCGGTTTTTCAAACTGTCTGACGGAGAAGGGAAAACAAAATCAGTCCATTTTCTTTTTTCCATCGGGGATCACCTTAGCTCCTCCGTTGAAGGGAAGTCTTACGTATTCCTCTTCCAATCCGATCTACGTTAGCGGTCAGACCGGAGCCATCGAATATGTTGACGTTCAGTGGAGCAGTTCTATGAGAGGTTCGTATCAGATTCGATACGGTTCCACCAACTGTTCGGATGGAAACTTGGATAGCTCCGGTTCCGTTTCAGCTTCGACTTCCACAACTTCGCGGATCCACGCGACGGCAGGGGTGGTCGCTCTGAATCCGGGAAACAACTCGGTTCGGATTTGTCTTTTCGACGCAGTCGGCTCGACGCTCTGGGATTCTTATTCTCTAACGGCTACGAGAGACGACTCAGCTCCTACGGTAACCTTTACTCCGTCGGCGGGAACTTACGGTTCCTCCGCGCCGAGTGTATCCATTTCTTGTACGGATACGGGAAACTCCGGATGTTATAAGACTGCATATCGAACCGACGGAACCAGCGCTTCGATTTCCAATACCGGAACCGCTGGCTCGGGAAGCTCGCTCTTTTCCTCCGCGATCACTCTCTCAAACAACACTACCACGAACTTCAGCGCTCTCGCCGTAGATAGAGCGGGTAACGTAGGTTCGACTAACAGCGCTTCCTACGTCGTCGCTTTTGGAAATCCTACGATCACGATCGTTTCTCTGAGTAAAAGTATCATCAAGAATTCGGACAACTCCACTCTACGTTGGAAATCGGACATCGCCGGAAATTATTCGATTCGAGTCGGAGGAAGCGATTGTTCCACCGGAACTTCTCTGAGCACCGGATCCGCGACGGCAAATACGAACGTCGATTACGTCGTCTCAGGCACGGACCTCGTCGCGGGAGCCAATACTCTTAGGGTTTGTTTGACAACGGCGGGTTCTAACTTGGGAACGAGTTCGACTGCGATCACAAGGGACGACGTGGCCCCTCAGGTCATCGCGGTATCTCCGGTTCTAACGCCGAACTCGACGGCCTACGCGTTAAGCGTCACACAAAGAATCTTTAGCCTTACCTTCAACGAAGATATGGATACGTCTTCGACCCCCAATCCTCAGCACAGAGATCAGACCACGGGTGGAGATCCGGAAATCAAATGGCCCGGTGCTATAGGATCCTGGAGCGCGGATAAGAGAACCTATACTTTAGATATTCGGAGTAACCTACCGGAATGGCATAAGTTCTATCTCCTCTACAACAGTCTTTCTTTTAAAGACATCGCGGGGAATGTCGTAGTTTCCAGTCCCACCGTTTCCGTAGTTTCCGGAAATATCTCCCTCAATTATGGAACGATCAACGATACTCGAAATCTTTTGACCTCGGATACGAGACAAACCCTTTGCACCGATGTAAACGGAATCACCATCGCTTGCGCCGGAACCGGCCAGGATGGAGAATCAAACGTGCTAACTTCCGGCTTGCTCGCTCCGGGATTCTTAACCGGCTTTCCAAACGACTTCGTTACCGTTGATACAAAAAATCTTAGGTATTGGAAAACCTGCCTCTATGATTACGAATGGAATGGTACAACCTGTGTAAAGACCTGCGCGGTCGATCAAATCTGGGACGGCACAACCTGCGTAACGGATCTTGGAAATCCATATAAAACGTTCAATCGTTCCATAGAGGACTGTTCCAAATTGAATATGAGAAACTCGGGCAACGGTTATGCAGGCAAGAAAAGTTGGAGGGTTCCCACCTTAGCAGAATATTACACAATTCTTGAATACGAAGGAAGTATAGGCAACGAGGTCATTCCTGAAACATACTTTCCCGGAGTTCTCCGGAACAATTACCAAAGATATTGGACGAGCACAAACGCGATCACGATCAGCGCTTCCAATCGTGCTTCGCTTTCACCTGCAATCGATCCTTTATCCAACGGCCCGATCAACTATGCGGCGATTTCTTCCTTACAATCCTGGGGCGCATGGTCGGTCTCAGTGTTTGGGGGAGTCACTCAACCCAACAATAAATTAAAGGACACTTCCTGGAATTGGCCTTCTTACAATTTTACTTCTCTCTGTATTGCGGATTAA
- a CDS encoding helix-turn-helix domain-containing protein encodes MNEILGYIFNQYVGFGGVLSLVFALIQILKGNSLKNFILFLIFVSMGFFLIKGLVLLNGLGLSFSHFFSFEIFFIFLIGPSLFIYFNLLLLNEKVNLRLLLPHYIPAVLFLIGYTIDTVCLISTNRPLNDLNEKFESRYDLIYGVSTLITLAYMLVILVKFVQLFKGSISEYPWSKHIISILSVGLAGVVTNLLIDFRFLFFLNSIFAQLYFLGLSVLTLTVLYAFVISQVYPITFNIVSETFQKMSYRKSTLQNIDPNDLTVRLEKLMYQDKAYLEVGITLNQLAKKLNIKSHQLSEFLNNNLNKSFFTYINQFRIEEAKNRLLTEKGSSVIKIAFDCGFNSLSVFNTAFKKEVGMTPSHFKKKNS; translated from the coding sequence ATGAACGAGATTTTAGGTTATATATTCAATCAGTATGTCGGCTTTGGCGGAGTTCTCTCGCTCGTATTCGCGTTGATTCAGATATTAAAAGGAAACAGTCTAAAAAACTTCATTCTATTTTTGATCTTTGTCTCGATGGGATTTTTTTTGATCAAAGGTTTGGTTTTATTAAACGGGTTGGGACTTTCCTTTTCTCATTTTTTCTCCTTCGAAATCTTTTTTATCTTTTTGATCGGGCCTTCCCTATTTATCTATTTTAATCTTTTGCTTTTAAATGAAAAAGTAAACCTGCGTCTTTTACTTCCGCATTATATCCCCGCGGTTTTATTTTTGATCGGTTATACGATCGATACGGTCTGTCTCATTTCGACAAACCGTCCTTTGAATGATTTGAATGAGAAATTCGAAAGCAGATACGATCTCATCTACGGAGTCTCGACCTTAATCACCCTCGCTTATATGTTGGTGATTCTTGTGAAGTTTGTTCAATTGTTCAAAGGTAGTATCTCCGAATATCCTTGGTCGAAACATATCATCTCGATCTTGAGCGTCGGGCTCGCCGGAGTTGTCACCAATCTTCTTATAGACTTTCGATTCTTATTCTTCCTAAATTCAATCTTTGCCCAGCTCTATTTTTTAGGTCTGAGCGTTCTCACTCTTACCGTTCTCTATGCGTTTGTGATCAGCCAGGTCTATCCGATTACGTTCAATATCGTTTCGGAAACCTTCCAAAAGATGAGCTATCGAAAAAGTACACTTCAAAACATCGATCCGAACGACTTAACGGTTCGTCTCGAAAAACTGATGTACCAAGATAAGGCATATCTCGAAGTCGGCATCACTTTAAACCAGCTCGCAAAAAAGTTGAATATCAAATCGCATCAACTCTCTGAATTTTTAAACAACAATCTCAATAAGAGTTTTTTTACATACATCAATCAATTTAGAATCGAAGAGGCAAAAAATCGTCTTCTCACCGAGAAAGGAAGTTCGGTGATTAAGATTGCTTTCGACTGCGGATTCAATTCTCTCTCCGTCTTTAACACCGCATTTAAAAAAGAAGTCGGCATGACTCCTTCCCATTTTAAAAAGAAAAATTCTTAA
- a CDS encoding patatin-like phospholipase family protein has product MARSSSNSPESKKKLLKVFRGFRAKTSSNFPVSKGAQEEESIGKRLRSIQWNDETASLGIVPEGSLCLVLNGKLEETLLNTEERSLILRDLFPGDYFLFQPDKVLYSGISEILYIEPDDLLRIEAKLAHWKKWIADLKRENHLFHLSKLRPSRKELLDFLSSVELLFHLDKATLSNLESRMEWLVIPGGEILLKQGDVGDSMYILVSGRLSWTVHSKNREVLAEGELGKGDILGEMSLLSGDKRSATVTSSRTSQVVRISREDFRKSFANSPDALFQITGTIAHRLGEERHKAFQKANSVRTVSVFPLGADKESTENFYRSLQNGLKSFGNTLLVDTQTFHKYRSKSSSKVAKDSQTYRISDLVHWFYELEKHYEKLIFKTELHHPGWRETCFRQSDRILILIDPDRSPSLDFSTAQSLLPGEIQKEIVFLIDSKFENWKRIESILQEFSGISHCIIRRDVPADFGRLSRKLTGNSIGVALAGGGAKGFAHLGLLKCFEENDIPVDMISGTSAGSIMGGLFAMGLSSSDILPLIRDFWLDRNILGDFTFPFVSLVRGKRYSHAIHEFFKDRNIETLPIPFYAIACNLTRAERKVFDRGSLWKAVRSSTSIPGIFPPFSENGELFVDGGLLDNLPGSILKEKGAGILISVDLGGGGQIDKDLVYRDLLSPQYLGEAPSFLKIFFHHLTRRSLKSKYPGLGEIMMRSLMLSSKNTLNRTRDNSDLYIELPVGGYSTFDWDQFQKLYDIGYETGKKKVHLWKSEIKKKLNS; this is encoded by the coding sequence GTGGCTCGATCTAGTAGTAACTCTCCCGAATCCAAAAAAAAACTTCTCAAAGTATTCAGGGGATTTCGCGCGAAAACCTCTTCTAATTTTCCCGTTTCGAAGGGCGCTCAAGAGGAAGAATCGATCGGAAAACGTCTTCGATCGATCCAATGGAACGACGAAACTGCCTCGCTTGGAATTGTCCCAGAAGGTTCGCTCTGTCTGGTTCTAAACGGGAAGTTGGAGGAAACGCTTTTAAACACGGAAGAACGCAGTTTGATTCTTCGAGATTTATTTCCCGGAGATTACTTTCTATTTCAACCGGATAAGGTTCTCTACTCGGGTATATCAGAAATTCTTTATATAGAACCGGACGATCTTTTAAGAATCGAAGCCAAACTCGCGCACTGGAAAAAGTGGATCGCCGATCTCAAGAGGGAAAACCATCTTTTTCATTTATCCAAACTCAGACCTTCCCGAAAAGAACTTTTGGATTTTTTATCTTCAGTCGAATTATTGTTTCATCTTGATAAAGCGACATTATCGAATTTGGAATCCAGGATGGAATGGCTCGTAATACCCGGAGGGGAGATTCTACTCAAACAAGGAGACGTGGGCGATTCCATGTACATTCTTGTTTCGGGTAGACTTTCGTGGACCGTCCATTCTAAAAATCGAGAGGTTCTCGCGGAAGGAGAACTCGGTAAAGGAGATATCCTCGGAGAGATGTCTCTTTTGAGCGGGGACAAAAGATCCGCGACGGTGACATCCTCGAGGACGAGTCAAGTGGTAAGAATTTCGAGAGAAGACTTTCGTAAAAGTTTTGCAAATTCTCCGGATGCCCTTTTTCAAATTACGGGAACGATCGCACACCGTCTAGGAGAGGAACGACACAAAGCGTTTCAAAAAGCAAATTCGGTTCGAACCGTTTCCGTGTTTCCTCTCGGCGCCGATAAGGAATCCACTGAAAATTTTTATAGATCTCTTCAGAACGGACTCAAATCTTTTGGAAACACTCTTCTTGTGGATACACAAACCTTTCACAAATATAGAAGTAAGTCTTCCTCAAAGGTTGCAAAGGATTCGCAGACGTATCGAATTTCCGATTTGGTCCACTGGTTTTACGAACTGGAAAAGCATTATGAAAAACTAATATTTAAAACGGAATTGCATCATCCGGGTTGGAGAGAAACCTGTTTTCGCCAATCGGATCGGATTCTTATCCTGATCGATCCGGATCGAAGTCCGAGTTTGGACTTTTCAACCGCTCAGAGTCTATTACCCGGAGAAATTCAGAAAGAGATCGTATTCTTAATCGATTCTAAGTTTGAAAATTGGAAAAGAATCGAATCGATCTTACAGGAATTTTCTGGAATTTCACATTGTATCATTCGAAGAGACGTGCCCGCCGATTTCGGAAGGCTTTCTCGAAAACTCACTGGGAATAGTATCGGGGTCGCTCTTGCCGGAGGAGGCGCTAAAGGTTTTGCTCATCTTGGCCTTCTCAAATGTTTTGAAGAGAACGACATTCCGGTGGATATGATTTCCGGTACGAGTGCGGGATCGATTATGGGCGGACTCTTTGCGATGGGTCTTAGTTCCTCGGATATTCTTCCTCTCATCCGAGATTTTTGGTTGGATAGAAATATTCTAGGAGACTTTACGTTTCCATTCGTTTCTCTCGTCAGAGGAAAACGTTATTCGCATGCGATCCATGAATTTTTTAAAGATCGAAATATCGAGACACTTCCGATTCCGTTCTACGCGATCGCTTGTAATCTAACGAGAGCGGAACGAAAAGTTTTTGACAGAGGATCGCTCTGGAAGGCCGTTCGATCGAGCACTTCTATTCCCGGAATCTTTCCTCCCTTTTCTGAAAACGGAGAACTGTTTGTAGACGGAGGTTTGCTCGACAATCTTCCAGGTTCCATCTTGAAGGAGAAAGGCGCGGGTATTTTGATTTCGGTCGACCTCGGCGGAGGAGGGCAGATCGATAAGGACCTGGTCTATCGGGATCTCTTAAGTCCGCAGTATTTGGGAGAAGCTCCTTCTTTTCTAAAAATTTTCTTTCACCATCTTACGAGGCGAAGTTTGAAGAGCAAGTATCCCGGGCTCGGCGAGATTATGATGCGTTCTCTGATGCTTTCGAGTAAAAATACTCTCAATCGAACGAGAGACAATTCGGATCTCTACATTGAACTTCCCGTGGGAGGTTACTCCACTTTTGATTGGGACCAATTTCAAAAGTTATACGATATCGGCTACGAGACGGGAAAAAAGAAGGTTCATCTCTGGAAAAGCGAAATTAAGAAAAAACTAAATTCTTAA